DNA sequence from the Acipenser ruthenus chromosome 8, fAciRut3.2 maternal haplotype, whole genome shotgun sequence genome:
caaatttctctgtgattcagtggtacaaacagattgatacattacgatggtgTGACTGAAggagtattgtggttgaggaatcatcTTCATAAAGAACAACTGCTGGTGTGTACCAGTTACAAGCCCgtcacaggttgaaaaccactgctctaaacaATACAGCTACGTGACTTATGTATAAATAATAGAGGTTTTAATCTTTAATCGTTTtttattgatcgattaatcatccAATCTATGCAAACGATTAATCGATTggtcacacctgtttgctagtggtATGAAATtatattgaaagacaattacaaataatacaacatttattGTGAGTAAAATAATGGCATTTCCAAACAAAAATAtacctgaaacaaaaaaaaaatgtatatttttgttacaTGGAAAACAAAATTAACTGGcgtgagggagggagtgctggatcaaacaaaaataatattcttcCATGTGCCTTCTCAGTCCTCTGTGGATCGGCCACcgtacataaaaaaagaaatacaaaacacaaaacaataccacACCTCTCTGCTGTGGCACAAGCACTCCTTACTTTCCCCCTCCAGCCTCGTAACCCCGCCTGTATTTCAAAGACCAACCTGGAACACAGTAGCACAGAGTATGCAGAACCCctcccctgtagtcagtggaacaccaatcccaaactgacaagtgttgTTACAATTCACTTGACTCAAGTGACGGAGATCTGTATACTCACACTTCCACCCCTCACCAAGGTGTCGTCCCTCATAAAGGTGACTGtcatggtcatgtgatcttggtaagggaagtcctgaGTTAACTTggtgccttctactgtcgggatgctcaattacagaccgaaacccctttgactcatcacatacatatatttacttacatgtaatttgacagtttgaaaatatctGATTCCAAagtgagtcatttaaaatatgtaacatCACTGAGAGGGGCACTTAGTGTCTGAAGTTTTTGCAAGGCAGAGAGAAAatacatcacagcctgcttcaaAGAAACTTGTAAGAAAAGTAAGAAAGACATGGAGAAATGCTGTCAATccaatgtatttaacattattattatttgtttatttagcaaatgcctttatccaaggcgacttacagagactagggtgtgtgaactatgcatcagctgcagagtcacatacaacTATGTCTTACCCGaatgacggagcacaaggaggttaagtgacttgctcagggtcacacaatgagtcggtggctgaggtgggatttgaaccagggacctcctggttacaagcccttttcgttaaccactggaccacacagcctaatataACTATGTTATAGTTATATGTTATAGTTATATTATTCTAATATAACTATAactattctttatatatatacagtcacctccaaaattattggcaccctgaTAAAGATGAGCagaaaaggctgtataaaataaacaacaagggtaatgagctatattttatgctcaaatatatgggaaaccatattcttttattctaatacaattgctcagagaaattttatttttatttttttattaacaagtaataaaaaatgttcacaaaattattggcacccctaaagattcttataaataaaatcaaacaaaattaaatctgcattaacattctacttctttaagttcatcttagtcttaaggaactgtattgtggccttccatggcttcctgtttcactggattttaaaaatgaggtaacatgcatatgaaatccatttgtcatccatcaccatggggaaaagcaaagaactcacaaatgaatagacaaatggttgttgaccttcatcaatcaggcaatgggtacaaaacaacaactaaaaaactaaatataccacagtagtggttagggctctgtactcttgaccggagggtcatgggttcaatccccggtggggacactgctgctgtacccttgagcaaggtactttacctagattgctccagtaaaaacccaactgtataaatgggtaattgtatgtaaaaataatgtgatatcttgtaagtcgccctggataagggcgtctgctaagaaataaattattttttatttttatatttttacttaccactattagggcaataattaagaagttcaaaaccactggaacagtggtaaacttgcctggtagaggacgcaagtgtatcttgcccccacgcacagtgaggcagatggttcaggaggcaaagggaaatccaaggcccacagttggagaattacagaacttggttgcatcttggggtcaccaagtctccaaatctacaattagatgccacctccatgccagtactttacagtattttacctactgtaaaatatggtggagGATCTTTAATTTACCTTCAGACAAAGACTTCCTCTGCTgcactttcaaaacaaaaaatcactACATTTACAATGACCTTTGGAACCCAAAATCATACTATCTTTTGGAAAAAGCACAGTGTGTCTGTAAGAGGTTAGTAAATGCCattttggttcaattaaacataGTTTTAAGAAATGCTATCACACAACATGAACACAAATAATGCAGgggctagtaaaaaaaaaaaaactgtgtaaggGCACAGAGCTGCAACAGTGCAGAGCCATGattgtaaaaaatgttttacttctCAGGCATTTCACAACAGACTACCCTGACAAATTACAAATATAGTATATTGTCAAAATAGTAGTGCAGATAAAAACACTACAATGTAATTAGCAAGGCTGATCTCTCCATGTAGTTCAATCATTAAAGCCTTTCCTTGTGCTATCTGAGCCTATAGCATCAAATGCTGTCTTGGAAAATATTTAGAACATACAGTAGTAGGGATAGCCTTTCCTTAGTAGAAAAAAAGCAaggatgaaaaataaaatgctccaGTTATCTGTTGTAAACCCAGCTGGACACAATTAGGTATGTTTTGTTGTAATGTATCCAGagactctctttctctctcactctctataCTGTACTACCAGTTCATTAAAGTTTACCAGTCTCACTCTTGAGGATGATAAGCACTAGCATGACCCTTTACAAACACCCCACTCACACCCCTTTGGGAAAACAAGACAAACTTAATAAAAAGAGAAGGAATAGCCGATAGCGTACAGACTGCTTCAACATTTCAACTATAGTGTAGTCATTGAAATATCTACATATTACACATTCAAGTATAAACTACCATAAAGAACAACATATCTTTAACAGAATATaagggggaccagtgataatacaTTAAAGCTACTGAGAGGTAAGAGAATcgattttaaaacctttgttaagcaatagaacccgaagaagagggctttactgtctggttTAATGTCCCAAAGGTAAGGGCATTTAACATAATGGGAAGGGCTTTATCAGACTGTAAAGTTCTCTTCTGAGGGTTCTGTGCTATTAGAAAATAGATATGTTACAAGAAtaagtttttctgtttgttttttttcgtgattttatgcagcactagttttttgTGGTTAATAAATGCAAACTATTTTCTCgctattccatgagtaatgcggtttgctcagaattctgGCTGTGGTCTGGAGTAGCCTTCACTCAGGTTTCATTATCCCAGCAGTGGACTATGTCGCGTTGTGGatatttccaatagcctaaataataccGCAATACTAAAACAACATATTTTACTTAcgtggagctgttcttcagttcaggtacctcgtacagaactgcttttaaaacatgtaaaagaataaagttcagctaacctttttattttttaatgaggtTTTGAGTGTAAGTTTGTATAtgtgtgtaagtttcagtatttaggTTACCATTAGGTCAGaacatttattatattaaaaatatctcGTAGTCTGCGTGTTAATGctgatcatgctgtttgttcaggaacttgttcacagtgtgttcattaagtttattcaaagcctccttcctggcttttttagagaagagagcaccgtcctgtgttgttactgtgatatgctgaaataaagttgctgaaagacTGCATTCAATTGCTGGATTTCTTCAACATGTCATTGAAACCAGAGACAGGTtgttattgtggttactgtattgctgctgacagcaaacacAATTCCCAATTGCCTTTTAAACTTTATTCATTTGctatactacatttaaaaagataaattgAACGTAATGGACAGCGATGAAGCAATCTTagtgacagacaacattcagacgGTGtgtacagagatttttttttttcttcaagcagaaaaaagataaaatatcaaatactgtatttaagtaTTTGCTTGCAGATTTATTTGAAACAGTGATTAAATATTCAAGGTCGTTTTACCAGAGACTAAGGCccttgtattgaccaatcaggttaaaggaaatctctgatccattttctattGTTCCTTTAAAAGTTCTGATACTTTTCCTTGAAATGCAGTCGATACCATTACAATAAATCttgtaaaatatacatatttaagtAGTCATACATGTGGGCTTCTATTTGTTCATCACTTCATTAGTGTATTGTTAATAGTCTGGAAATGAAACAGCTTCTTCCTaatcattttcttatttttaggtGACCAAGAGAAGATACTGGTACTCAAGAATCTTTGACTCTGCAATGTCTCCCAATTCAACAGCAATGTCTGTGAATGTTACCTCTGGTAGACCACTGTTTTATATTAATGGGTTTTCTAATATGTTGTATgcaaactattattttattttcttgtctGTTGTTTATGTTTTAACAATATTAGCCAATGCATTTCTAATGCTAATAATATGTGTAGAACAAAGTTTACATAACCCCAAATATGTTGCTGTTTTTCATTTAGCTGTAGTTGATACCTGTTGTAGTACTGTGGTAATCCCATTTGTAATTCAAACATTCATTTTCAACTCCCAGTTTATTGTGTTCGAGGCTTGCCTTGCTAATatgttttttgtgcatttttttaatggattgcAGTCACTTTCTCTTGTGCTCTTGGCATATGACAGATTCATTGCAATATGTATCCCATTGCATTATCACACAATTAATACTAATACTAGAATGACTGTAATTATAATTGCAATTTGGTTAATTTTCTCATTTATGTTGCTTGCCGCCGTCCTTCTAGTTGCACGGCTGTCCTTCTGTAAATCTACAGTGATTGACAGTTATTTTTGTGACCATGGACCTGTTTACAAACTGGCCTGTAATGACACATCAGCCAATTCTATTTTTGCTAAACTCTTGattgcattatttttaattttaccaGTGGCCCTCATTATATTATCGTACGCATGCATTATAtttcaactttttaaaattgcatCTAGAGAGGGCAAAAGAAAAGCTCTTAAAACATGTACCTCCCATTTAATTTtggtaataatattttatttcccAATATTAGTGACGTATACAACAGCAATGGTCTCTACTATTCATCCCAATGCTAGAATCTTAAATAATTCATTGTCTGCTACCATTCCACCCCTTTTGAACCCTATTATTTACACTCTGAAAACTGAAGAAATAATGGAATCGATTAAAAAGTTGTATAGAAAAAACAAAATTTCCCAGGTAAAAAGCTGATATTTGTACACATAATGACTGTATCATATCATGTTACAATACATGtaagattttaataaaatataggtatatactgtaaaatgttaaTGGATAAAATGACCCTAGTGCAGATGTTCTTGTGTAATTCTACCCTTTTCTTTACTTGTTCTTCACATCCAGTAACTGGAATGAGTGATGATTTGTGAGATGATAACCTGTTGTGTTAGTTTTTATTGCTTTGGGTCTTAGTCATGTTCGCTGAAGCTCCtatattttacaatatgttttaacaaacacaTCTATTTTGATTGCAATTTACTCCATGTATGAAGCAAGTTGAAACTTTGGAATATTTACA
Encoded proteins:
- the LOC131737820 gene encoding olfactory receptor 1E16-like → MSPNSTAMSVNVTSGRPLFYINGFSNMLYANYYFIFLSVVYVLTILANAFLMLIICVEQSLHNPKYVAVFHLAVVDTCCSTVVIPFVIQTFIFNSQFIVFEACLANMFFVHFFNGLQSLSLVLLAYDRFIAICIPLHYHTINTNTRMTVIIIAIWLIFSFMLLAAVLLVARLSFCKSTVIDSYFCDHGPVYKLACNDTSANSIFAKLLIALFLILPVALIILSYACIIFQLFKIASREGKRKALKTCTSHLILVIIFYFPILVTYTTAMVSTIHPNARILNNSLSATIPPLLNPIIYTLKTEEIMESIKKLYRKNKISQVKS